A genomic segment from Camarhynchus parvulus chromosome 7, STF_HiC, whole genome shotgun sequence encodes:
- the METTL5 gene encoding methyltransferase-like protein 5, producing the protein MKKLKLKELESCLQQVDTFENPKLLLEQYPTRPHIAACMLYTIHNTFDDIENKTIADLGCGCGMLSIGSAMLGAGFCVGLDIDADALEIFNSNIEDFELTNINMVQCDICSLSDSMSDTFDTVIMNPPFGTKHNKGIDMIFLKTALQMAKTAVYSLHKTSTRQHIQKKAAEWEVKMEVLAELRFDLPASYKFHKKKSVDIEVDFIRFSAKKVLN; encoded by the exons ATGAAGAAATTAAAGCTTAAAGAACTGGAAAGCTGTCTTCAACAAGTTGATACTTTTGAAAATCCAAAACTACTGCTTGAACAGTATCCAACAAGACCTCATATTGCAG catGTATGCTTTATACAATTCACAATACTTTTGATGatattgaaaacaaaacaattgcAGATCTAGGATGTGGTTGTGGCATGCTCAGCATTGGAAGTGCAATGTTAGGAGCAGG ATTCTGTGTGGGCCTTGACATAGATGCAGATgcactggaaatatttaatagCAATATTGAAGACTTTGAGCTCACGAATATCAACATGGTTCAGTGTGACATCTGTTCTTTATCTGACAGCATGTCAGATACTTTTGACACAGTTATTATGAACCCTCCGTTTGGTACCAAGCATAACAAAG GAATTGATatgatttttctgaaaactgctCTACAAATGGCAAAAACAGCTGTATATTCCCTTCACAAAACTTCAACACGACAG CACAttcaaaagaaagcagcagaatgggAAGTGAAGATGGAAGTCTTAGCAG AACTTAGGTTCGACTTACCAGCATCATACAAGTTCCACAAGAAGAAATCA GTTGACATTGAAGTGGATTTCATTAGATTTTCTGCCAAAAAAGTCCTGAACTGA
- the SSB gene encoding lupus La protein codes for MAENGNGENMSILESKICQQIEYYFGNHNLPRDKFLKEQIKLDDGWVPLEVMIKFNRLSRLSKDFGVIVEALRKSKTGLMEINEDKTKIRRSPNKPLPELNDQYKAAIKNRSVYVKGFPLDATLDDIKEWLEDKGPVENIQMRRTLQRTFKGSIFAVFDSVESAKKFTEIPNQKYKDTELIVLFKEEYCTKKNEERKQNKVEAKARAKQEKEEKQKQAADAEMKSLEEKTGCLLKFSGDLDDQTCREDLHEVFSGHGEIKWIHFVRGAKEGIILFKDIAKEALEKAKAAHNGNLQLRNKDVSWEVLEGDAEKEALKKILEDQQELLKQKAKGRKIKGKGRGGKIPQGAQKGKIQFQGKKIKFENDEEDGENDAKTEPASPKKRPLEETEKEEPAPKQLKTENGDGNQ; via the exons TACTATTTTGGCAATCACAATCTACCAAGAGACAAGTTTCTAAAGGAACAGATCAAACTAGATGATGGCTGGGTACCATTAGAAGTAATGATCAAATTCAACAG GTTAAGTCGCCTTTCAAAAGATTTTGGTGTTATTGTAGAAGCACTGAGAAAATCCAAGACCGgtttaatggaaataaatgaagaCAAAACTAAAATCAGAAGATCTCCAAATAAACCCCTTCCTGAATTAAATGACCAGTATAAGGCCGCAATTAAAAACAGATCTGTATACGTT AAAGGCTTTCCACTAGATGCTACACTTGATGATATCAAAGAATGGCTTGAGGACAAAGGTCCAGttgaaaatattcaaatgagGAGAACATTGCAGAGAACATTTAAG GGCTCAATATTTGCAGTTTTTGATAGTGTTGAATCTGCTAAGAAGTTCACAGAGATACCAAATCAAAAGTACAAAGACACAGAGCTGATAGTACTTTTCAA GGAGGAGTATTGTACaaagaagaatgaagaaaggaaacaaaacaaagtagaAGCAAAAGCAAGAGCTAAACA ggaaaaagaagaaaagcagaaacaagcaGCAGATGCTGAAATG aAGTCTCTGGAAGAGAAGACAGGATGTCTTTTGAAGTTTTCTGGTGATCTAGATGACCAAACGTGCAGAGAAGACCTCCATGAAGTATTTTCTGGTCACGGAGAAATCAAGTGGATACACTTTGTCAGAGGTGCAAAGGAG GGAATTATCCTATTTAAGGATATTGCCAAAGAAGCTCTGGAAAAAGCCAAAGCAGCACATAATGGAAACTTGCAGCTCCGGAACAAGGATGTTTCATGGGAAGTGCTAGAAGGAGATGCAGAGAAAGaagctctgaaaaaaatcctggaagatcagcaggaattgctgaaacagaaagcaaaag GGCgcaaaattaaaggaaaaggaagagggggAAAGATACCTCAGGGtgcacaaaaaggaaaaatacagtttcagggcaagaaaataaagtttgaGAATGATGAAGAAGATGGTGAAAATGATGCTAAAACAG AACCAGCAAGTCCCAAGAAGAGACCACtagaggaaacagaaaaggaagaaccTGCAccaaaacaactgaaaacagaaaatggagATGGCAATCAGTAA